A portion of the Pseudomonas koreensis genome contains these proteins:
- the pfkB gene encoding 1-phosphofructokinase codes for MAKILTLTLNPALDLTVELSRLEAGQVNRSDEMHTHAAGKGVNVAQVLADLGHQVTVSGFLGEDNLQAFETLFAKRGFVDAFIRVPGETRSNIKVAEQDGRITDINGPGPVVDATAQQALLDRLLQIAPGHDAVVVAGSLPRGVTAQWLRELIEKLNALGLKVALDSSGEALRAALQASPWLIKPNTEELAHALGCEVVSPIAEAQAAARLHGQGIEHVVISHGADGVNWFSVGSALHASPPKVSVASTVGAGDSLLAGMLHGLLSADTPEQTLRTATAIAAMAVTQIGFGINDAAQLAQLEQGVRVRPLTEQ; via the coding sequence ATGGCCAAGATTCTCACCCTGACCCTCAACCCGGCACTCGACCTCACCGTTGAGCTGTCGCGGCTGGAAGCCGGTCAGGTCAATCGCAGCGACGAGATGCACACCCACGCTGCGGGCAAGGGCGTCAACGTCGCCCAGGTGCTGGCGGACCTTGGCCATCAGGTCACCGTCAGCGGCTTTCTCGGCGAAGACAATCTGCAAGCATTCGAAACCCTGTTCGCCAAGCGCGGTTTCGTCGACGCGTTCATCCGCGTGCCCGGCGAGACGCGTAGCAACATCAAAGTCGCCGAACAGGACGGGCGCATCACCGACATCAACGGCCCGGGGCCAGTGGTCGATGCAACAGCGCAGCAAGCTCTGCTTGATCGACTGTTGCAGATCGCACCGGGGCACGATGCGGTGGTGGTCGCCGGCAGCTTGCCGCGCGGCGTCACTGCGCAGTGGTTGCGCGAGCTGATCGAAAAGCTCAATGCCCTCGGCCTGAAAGTTGCCCTCGATTCCAGCGGCGAGGCCTTGCGCGCCGCGTTGCAGGCCAGCCCCTGGCTGATCAAACCGAACACCGAAGAACTGGCCCACGCCCTCGGCTGCGAAGTGGTCTCGCCGATCGCCGAAGCACAAGCCGCCGCACGTTTGCATGGGCAAGGCATCGAGCACGTGGTGATCTCCCACGGCGCCGATGGGGTGAACTGGTTCAGTGTCGGCTCGGCGCTGCATGCCTCGCCGCCGAAGGTCAGCGTGGCCAGCACGGTCGGTGCCGGCGATTCATTGCTGGCTGGCATGCTCCACGGTCTGCTCAGTGCTGATACGCCGGAGCAAACCCTGCGCACCGCCACCGCGATTGCGGCGATGGCGGTGACCCAGATCGGTTTTGGCATCAACGACGCTGCGCAACTGGCGCAGCTCGAACAGGGCGTGCGCGTGCGCCCCCTGACAGAACAATAA
- a CDS encoding PTS fructose-like transporter subunit IIB has protein sequence MKLAIVTACPNGMVTSVLCARLLDAAAQRQGWSTSVEVVDPAHPERKLSAATIEAAEWVLLVSTGAVDMRRFVGKRVFQIAPAQALQDVEAVLRRGADEAEVYVASEVESASDAPRAPRIVAITACPTGVAHTFMAAEALQQTAKRLGYELQVETQGSVGAKTPLSATAIAEADVVLLAADIDVATERFAGKKIYRCGTGVALKQSEATLKKALAEGAVESAASDGKAAAKSEKTGVYKHLLTGVSYMLPMVVAGGLLIALSFVFGITAYKEEGTLAAALMQIGGETAFKLMVPLLAGYIAYSIADRPGLAPGMIGGLLAGTLGAGFIGGIIAGFIAGYAAKAIARYVKLPQSLEALKPILIIPLLASLVTGLVMIYVVGKPVAGMLAALTQFLDSMGTTNAILLGVLLGGMMCVDLGGPINKAAYAFSVGLLASQSYAPMAATMAAGMVPPIGLGIATFIARRKFAQTEREAGKAAFVLGLCFISEGAIPFAAKDPLRVIPASIAGGALTGALSMYFGCKLMAPHGGLFVLAIPNAINHALLYLLAIVAGSLVTAVVYALLKRPEAVELAVEPVNA, from the coding sequence ATGAAGTTAGCCATTGTTACGGCTTGCCCGAACGGCATGGTCACCAGTGTGCTGTGCGCGCGTCTGCTCGATGCAGCGGCGCAGCGTCAGGGCTGGAGCACCAGCGTCGAAGTGGTCGATCCGGCGCACCCGGAACGCAAGTTGTCGGCGGCGACCATCGAAGCCGCCGAATGGGTGTTGCTGGTCAGCACCGGCGCGGTGGACATGCGCCGGTTTGTCGGCAAGCGCGTGTTCCAGATTGCTCCGGCGCAAGCCTTGCAGGATGTCGAAGCGGTGCTGCGTCGCGGTGCTGACGAAGCCGAAGTCTACGTGGCCAGCGAGGTCGAATCGGCGAGTGACGCGCCCCGTGCGCCGCGCATCGTCGCCATCACTGCCTGCCCGACCGGCGTTGCCCACACCTTCATGGCCGCCGAAGCGTTGCAGCAGACCGCCAAGCGTCTGGGCTATGAATTGCAGGTCGAAACTCAAGGCTCGGTGGGCGCGAAAACCCCACTCAGCGCAACGGCCATTGCCGAAGCCGACGTGGTGTTGCTGGCGGCAGATATCGACGTCGCCACCGAGCGTTTCGCCGGCAAGAAAATCTATCGCTGCGGCACTGGCGTTGCGCTGAAGCAGTCCGAAGCGACCCTGAAAAAAGCCCTGGCCGAAGGCGCTGTAGAAAGTGCGGCAAGCGACGGCAAGGCTGCGGCCAAGTCCGAGAAAACCGGCGTCTACAAGCACCTGCTCACGGGTGTGTCGTACATGCTGCCGATGGTGGTGGCGGGTGGTTTGCTGATCGCATTGTCGTTCGTGTTCGGCATCACCGCGTACAAGGAAGAAGGCACGCTGGCGGCGGCGCTGATGCAGATCGGCGGCGAAACCGCGTTCAAGCTGATGGTGCCGCTGCTGGCCGGTTACATCGCCTACTCGATTGCCGACCGTCCGGGCCTCGCGCCGGGGATGATCGGCGGTTTGCTCGCAGGCACCTTGGGCGCCGGGTTTATTGGCGGGATCATTGCCGGTTTCATCGCCGGTTACGCCGCCAAAGCCATCGCCCGCTATGTGAAATTGCCGCAGAGTCTGGAGGCGTTGAAGCCGATTCTGATCATCCCGTTGCTGGCCAGTCTGGTCACCGGTCTGGTGATGATTTACGTGGTCGGCAAACCGGTCGCCGGCATGCTCGCGGCGCTGACGCAGTTCCTCGACAGCATGGGTACGACCAACGCGATTCTGCTCGGCGTGTTGCTCGGCGGCATGATGTGCGTCGACCTCGGCGGGCCGATCAACAAGGCTGCGTATGCGTTTTCGGTGGGGCTGCTGGCCTCGCAGAGTTACGCACCGATGGCCGCGACCATGGCCGCCGGCATGGTGCCGCCGATTGGCCTGGGCATCGCCACCTTCATTGCCCGGCGCAAGTTCGCGCAGACCGAGCGCGAGGCCGGCAAAGCAGCGTTCGTGCTGGGCCTGTGCTTTATCTCCGAAGGGGCGATTCCGTTTGCCGCGAAAGACCCGCTGCGGGTGATCCCGGCGAGCATCGCCGGCGGCGCGCTGACCGGTGCGCTGTCGATGTATTTCGGCTGCAAGCTGATGGCGCCGCACGGTGGCTTGTTCGTGCTGGCGATTCCCAACGCGATCAACCATGCGTTGTTGTATCTGCTGGCGATTGTTGCGGGGAGTCTGGTCACGGCGGTGGTGTATGCGCTGCTCAAAAGGCCTGAGGCTGTCGAGCTGGCAGTCGAACCCGTCAACGCCTGA
- a CDS encoding alkaline phosphatase D family protein encodes MSDFNLGRRRVMQAVGAGLLLPGLAPAVIASVKDRPQLTDGVQSGDLLGDRAMIWSRSDRPARMVVEWDTGSLFGNPRKFVSPLADARSDFTARVELTGLPANQAIFYRVHFEDAQSGVASEPWFGHLRSVPTARRDLRFVWSGDTVGQGFGINPDIGGMRIYEAMRLRLPDFFIHSGDTIYADGPVPAQLTTESGRIWRNVTTEAKSKVAQTLDDYRGNYRYNLMDENIRRFNAEVPQIWQWDDHEVVNNWSPGKQLDERYQEKDIHKLVGRARQAWLEYAPMRLQAADGGGRIYRKLSYGPMLDVFVLDMRSYREANDANLGAAKPFLGREQLDWLKRELQASKAQWKVIAADMPIGLGVPDGEVSPGVARWEAVANGDPGPAQGRELEIAELLGFLRARQVRNFVFLTADVHYCAAHHYHPDRAAFQDFEPFWEFVAGPLNAGSFGPNPLDKTFGPEVVFEKAPPAQNTSPFAGFQFFGEVNIEAQSGEMSVVLRDLDGVAVFEQKLQPV; translated from the coding sequence ATGAGCGATTTCAACCTCGGCCGGCGTCGCGTCATGCAGGCGGTGGGCGCCGGGCTGTTGCTGCCGGGGCTGGCGCCGGCGGTGATTGCCTCGGTCAAGGATCGTCCGCAGCTCACCGACGGCGTGCAGTCCGGCGACCTGCTCGGCGACCGCGCGATGATCTGGAGCCGCAGCGATCGCCCGGCGCGCATGGTGGTCGAGTGGGATACCGGCAGCCTGTTCGGCAACCCGCGCAAATTCGTCTCGCCACTGGCCGATGCGCGCAGCGATTTCACCGCCCGCGTCGAACTCACCGGCCTGCCGGCCAACCAGGCAATCTTCTATCGCGTGCACTTCGAAGACGCCCAGAGCGGCGTTGCCAGCGAACCGTGGTTCGGCCATCTGCGCAGCGTGCCGACGGCCAGGCGTGACCTCCGTTTTGTCTGGAGCGGGGATACCGTCGGCCAGGGTTTCGGCATCAACCCGGACATCGGCGGCATGCGCATTTACGAAGCCATGCGCCTGCGCCTGCCGGACTTCTTTATCCACAGCGGCGACACCATCTACGCCGACGGCCCGGTGCCTGCGCAACTGACCACCGAAAGTGGGCGCATCTGGCGCAATGTCACCACCGAAGCCAAGAGCAAAGTCGCGCAGACTCTCGACGACTATCGCGGCAACTATCGCTACAACCTGATGGACGAAAACATCCGCCGCTTCAACGCCGAAGTGCCGCAGATCTGGCAGTGGGACGACCACGAAGTGGTCAACAACTGGTCACCGGGCAAACAGCTGGATGAGCGTTATCAGGAGAAAGATATCCACAAACTGGTCGGCCGCGCGCGGCAGGCGTGGCTCGAATATGCGCCGATGCGTTTGCAAGCGGCGGACGGTGGCGGGCGGATTTATCGCAAGCTCAGCTACGGACCAATGCTCGATGTGTTCGTGCTGGATATGCGCAGCTATCGCGAAGCCAACGATGCCAACCTCGGCGCGGCAAAACCGTTTCTCGGCCGCGAGCAACTGGACTGGCTCAAGCGCGAATTGCAGGCGTCGAAGGCGCAGTGGAAGGTCATCGCCGCCGACATGCCCATCGGCCTTGGCGTCCCGGACGGCGAGGTCAGCCCGGGCGTTGCACGTTGGGAAGCGGTGGCCAATGGCGACCCTGGACCTGCACAGGGGCGCGAGCTGGAAATTGCCGAATTGCTCGGATTCCTGCGCGCGCGGCAGGTGCGCAATTTCGTGTTTTTGACGGCGGATGTGCATTACTGCGCGGCGCATCACTATCACCCGGATCGCGCCGCGTTTCAGGATTTCGAGCCGTTCTGGGAATTCGTCGCCGGGCCGCTGAATGCCGGCAGTTTCGGGCCGAATCCGTTGGACAAGACGTTCGGGCCTGAGGTCGTTTTCGAGAAGGCGCCGCCCGCGCAAAACACCTCGCCGTTTGCCGGGTTTCAGTTTTTCGGTGAGGTGAATATCGAAGCGCAGAGTGGCGAGATGAGTGTGGTGTTGCGGGATCTGGATGGGGTGGCGGTGTTTGAACAGAAGTTGCAGCCTGTTTAA
- a CDS encoding endonuclease domain-containing protein produces MPSRPTLAQFARQLRTNQTDCEHLLWQRLRSRQIANLKFRRQFACPPYVLDFYCVELRLAIELDGGQHYETAGMIHDRRRSNFLYLQGIEVVRFSNLEVLQQMDDVLEQIIRVAADRRMPSP; encoded by the coding sequence ATGCCAAGCCGCCCCACCCTCGCCCAATTCGCCCGCCAGTTACGCACCAACCAGACAGATTGCGAACACCTGCTCTGGCAGCGTCTGCGTTCCCGGCAGATCGCCAACCTGAAGTTTCGTCGACAGTTTGCATGTCCGCCGTATGTGCTGGATTTTTATTGTGTGGAGTTGAGGTTGGCGATCGAGCTGGATGGGGGGCAACACTATGAAACGGCCGGGATGATTCACGACCGGCGCCGGTCGAACTTCCTGTATCTACAAGGCATTGAAGTCGTGCGATTCAGTAATCTTGAGGTGCTTCAGCAGATGGACGATGTGTTGGAGCAGATCATCAGAGTTGCGGCAGACCGGAGAATGCCCTCACCCTAA
- a CDS encoding PepSY domain-containing protein, with protein sequence MLKKTLFQLHWFFGITAGLVLALMGITGAAYSFQDEILRALNPSVLQVEKQAAGVLPPVELVERIEAASGKKVAMLWVETDSGHAARAYFTPPKGERRGEMRYFDPYTAEFQGDATGQDFFGLMLQLHRFLAMGDTGRNITGACTLMLLFFCLSGLYLRWPRQWNSWRVWLTLDWKKKGRAFNWDLHSVAGTWCLLVYLLLALTGLSWSYEWYNKGLTRLLSDAPQNERVRGGRGPAPEGPASTADYAAMWSSIYSAAGPGLAAYNIRMPAVAGQPATVFYLLDSSPHDRALNQITLDPATGVVKRVDRYADKSFKAQLLTSIYALHVGSYFGLVGRIIVTMAAVCMPLFFITGWLLYLDRRRKKKQIKDARQGLAQPTADASAWLIGFASQSGFAEQLAWQTAGQLQAAGLPVNVQPLANLSEQDLRDSNNALFVVSTFGDGEAPDSARGFERKVLAKASTLDGLNYAVLGLGDRQYAHFCGFAKRLHQWLGEHGGKTMFAPVEVDSGDPYALRHWQTQLGQLTGQAPSETWQAPSYDNWTLVRRELMNPDSSGAPVYLLGLKAPDTRSWLAGDLVEVLPRNCPWAIEHFLDGLGIRGETPVKVNGIDEPLEVALASRQLPEHRAHLVGLHAQSLVDAMVPLALREYSIASIAADGVLELIVRQEQHNDGSLGIGSGWLTEHAPVGGSITLRVRRNSGFHLPNEPVPMILLGNGTGLAGLRSLLKARIADGQQRQWLLFGERNREHDFLCRAELEEWLVNGDLARLDLAFSRDQAEKIYVQDRLRESADELKKWLADGAVIYICGSLQGMASGVDQALNDILGSAEVERLIEQGRYRRDVY encoded by the coding sequence GTGTTGAAGAAAACCCTGTTCCAGTTGCACTGGTTTTTTGGCATCACCGCGGGGCTGGTGCTGGCCCTGATGGGCATCACCGGCGCGGCCTATTCGTTTCAGGACGAGATCCTGCGCGCGCTGAATCCGTCCGTTCTGCAGGTGGAAAAGCAGGCCGCCGGCGTGTTGCCGCCAGTTGAATTGGTCGAGCGCATCGAAGCCGCGTCCGGCAAGAAAGTCGCCATGCTCTGGGTCGAAACCGACAGCGGCCACGCCGCACGGGCCTACTTCACCCCACCCAAAGGCGAACGGCGTGGCGAGATGCGCTACTTCGATCCGTACACCGCCGAGTTCCAGGGCGACGCCACCGGTCAGGACTTCTTCGGCCTGATGCTGCAACTGCACCGCTTCCTCGCCATGGGCGACACCGGGCGCAACATTACCGGCGCCTGCACCTTGATGCTGCTGTTCTTCTGCCTCTCCGGCCTTTATCTGCGCTGGCCACGCCAGTGGAACAGCTGGCGCGTGTGGTTGACGCTAGACTGGAAAAAGAAGGGCCGCGCGTTCAATTGGGATCTGCACTCGGTGGCCGGCACCTGGTGTTTGCTGGTGTATCTGCTGCTGGCATTGACCGGATTGTCCTGGTCGTACGAGTGGTACAACAAAGGCCTGACCCGACTGCTTTCCGACGCGCCGCAAAACGAGCGCGTGCGCGGCGGTCGCGGACCGGCGCCAGAAGGCCCGGCATCGACGGCCGACTACGCGGCGATGTGGAGCAGCATCTACAGCGCTGCCGGCCCGGGTCTGGCGGCGTACAACATCCGCATGCCAGCGGTGGCCGGCCAGCCGGCGACGGTGTTCTACCTGCTCGACAGCTCGCCCCATGACCGCGCGCTGAACCAGATCACTCTCGACCCGGCCACCGGCGTGGTCAAACGCGTCGACCGCTATGCCGACAAGAGCTTCAAGGCACAACTGCTGACCAGCATTTACGCGCTGCACGTCGGCAGCTATTTTGGCCTCGTCGGGCGGATCATCGTGACGATGGCGGCGGTGTGCATGCCGCTGTTTTTCATCACTGGCTGGCTGCTGTATCTGGATCGCCGGCGCAAGAAAAAGCAGATCAAGGATGCCCGCCAAGGCCTCGCACAACCGACCGCTGATGCGTCGGCATGGCTGATCGGCTTCGCCAGCCAGAGCGGTTTCGCCGAGCAACTGGCGTGGCAGACCGCCGGGCAATTGCAGGCCGCCGGACTGCCGGTCAACGTGCAGCCCCTGGCCAATCTCAGCGAACAGGATCTGCGCGATTCGAACAATGCGTTGTTCGTGGTCAGCACCTTCGGCGACGGCGAAGCACCGGACAGCGCCCGTGGTTTCGAACGCAAAGTGCTGGCCAAGGCCTCGACGCTCGACGGCCTCAACTACGCCGTGCTCGGCCTCGGCGATCGGCAGTACGCGCACTTCTGCGGCTTCGCCAAACGCTTGCATCAATGGCTCGGCGAACACGGCGGCAAAACCATGTTCGCCCCGGTGGAAGTCGACAGCGGCGATCCTTACGCGCTGCGCCACTGGCAAACGCAACTCGGCCAGCTGACCGGACAGGCGCCGAGCGAAACCTGGCAAGCGCCCAGCTACGACAACTGGACACTGGTCCGCCGCGAACTGATGAACCCCGACAGCAGCGGTGCGCCGGTCTATCTGCTCGGCCTCAAGGCCCCGGACACCCGAAGCTGGCTGGCCGGTGACCTGGTCGAAGTGCTGCCGCGCAATTGCCCGTGGGCCATCGAACATTTTCTCGACGGCCTCGGTATTCGTGGCGAAACTCCGGTCAAGGTCAACGGCATCGACGAGCCGCTGGAAGTGGCACTCGCCTCACGCCAGTTGCCCGAGCACCGCGCGCATCTGGTCGGCCTGCACGCGCAATCGCTGGTCGATGCGATGGTGCCGCTAGCCCTGCGCGAATACTCCATCGCCTCGATCGCCGCCGACGGCGTGCTGGAGCTGATCGTGCGTCAGGAACAGCACAACGACGGCAGCCTCGGCATCGGCTCCGGCTGGCTCACCGAGCATGCGCCTGTGGGCGGCAGCATCACTTTGCGGGTGCGACGCAACAGTGGTTTCCATCTGCCGAACGAGCCGGTGCCGATGATCCTGCTGGGCAACGGCACCGGCCTCGCCGGCCTGCGCAGCTTGCTCAAGGCACGCATTGCCGACGGCCAGCAACGGCAGTGGCTGCTGTTCGGCGAGCGCAACCGCGAGCACGACTTCCTCTGCCGCGCCGAGCTGGAAGAGTGGCTGGTCAATGGTGATCTGGCGCGCCTGGATCTGGCGTTCTCCCGGGATCAGGCCGAGAAGATTTATGTGCAGGATCGCTTGCGTGAGTCAGCGGATGAATTGAAGAAATGGTTGGCTGATGGTGCCGTCATCTATATCTGCGGCAGCCTTCAAGGGATGGCCTCAGGCGTAGACCAGGCTCTCAACGATATCCTCGGCAGCGCCGAAGTCGAACGCCTGATCGAACAGGGCCGCTATCGCCGCGACGTTTACTGA
- a CDS encoding TonB-dependent receptor: MARQHAQLPVSSPRLLASAIGVAISAGSAGQMVFAVEKTESKASGNAIALDATAITGEAQDSTSYQVEKASSPKYTAPLVDTPRSVTVIPQQVLKDTGALNMQDALRTVPGITFGAGEGGNPQGDRPFIRGFDAQGDTYLDGVRDTGSQSREIFAVENIEVSKGPNSAIGGRGAAGGSINLVSKKAHLGNSFDGGFTYGSDQTQRYTLDGNYQFSDSAAGRLNLMSHESNVASRDKVDYDRWGIAPSLAFGLGTDTRVNLDYYHLESNDTPDSGIPYTIPAGGSGARTKSNPDKPYAGGDHDNFYGLDRDFRKGRTDTATFAIEHDLNDALTIKNTLRHGSSMQDYILTQPDDSKGNVNNGSVWRRVNTRVSNTETTTNQTDLFGTFYVAGFKNSFSTGVEYTREQSEKSSYNVNTDTTPRTSAVTTNCNPGLIGAASGYNCTSLSNPNPNDPWNGAISRNYAGTDTQADTYALYVFDTLELSEQWLVNMGLRYDHFDTDYKTYNAAGRTTSKGDDTSEFVTGQFGVVYKPAENGSIYASYATSATPPGNTLGEGQEGNPLGGTPDRSGNLLSSDMEPETTKNYEIGTKWDLLNDRLSLTADIFRTEKENARVQVDTSSYENAGKTRVQGFELSASGKITDKWQLFAGYAFMDSEQVDGGPLGRANDGNDLPNTPKNSASLWTTYQVTPKLTIGGGAFYVDDVYGSVANTTMVDSYVRYDAMAAYKLTKNVDLQLNVQNLTDETYYDKAFSTHFANQAAGRTALLSTNFHF, from the coding sequence ATGGCACGTCAACACGCACAACTACCGGTCAGTTCACCACGTCTGCTCGCCTCGGCAATCGGTGTCGCCATCAGCGCCGGCTCCGCTGGCCAAATGGTCTTCGCAGTGGAAAAGACCGAGAGCAAAGCTTCCGGCAATGCCATTGCCCTGGACGCCACCGCCATCACCGGCGAAGCCCAGGATTCGACCTCCTACCAGGTCGAAAAAGCCTCCTCACCCAAGTACACCGCGCCGCTGGTCGACACGCCGCGCTCGGTCACGGTGATTCCGCAACAAGTGCTCAAGGACACCGGCGCGCTGAATATGCAGGACGCCTTGCGTACCGTGCCGGGCATCACCTTCGGTGCCGGTGAAGGTGGCAACCCCCAGGGCGATCGTCCGTTCATTCGTGGCTTCGACGCTCAGGGCGATACCTACCTCGACGGCGTGCGTGACACCGGTTCGCAGAGCCGCGAGATCTTCGCCGTGGAAAACATCGAAGTCAGCAAAGGCCCGAACTCGGCGATTGGCGGTCGTGGCGCAGCCGGTGGCAGCATCAACCTGGTGAGCAAGAAAGCGCACCTGGGCAACTCGTTCGACGGCGGCTTCACCTACGGCTCCGACCAGACCCAGCGCTACACCCTCGACGGCAACTACCAGTTCAGCGACAGCGCTGCCGGTCGTCTCAACCTGATGAGCCATGAGAGCAACGTCGCCAGTCGCGACAAGGTCGATTACGACCGTTGGGGCATCGCGCCGTCCCTGGCCTTTGGCCTGGGCACCGATACCCGCGTCAACCTCGACTACTACCATCTGGAAAGCAACGACACCCCGGATTCGGGCATCCCGTACACCATCCCAGCCGGTGGTTCCGGCGCACGCACCAAGTCCAATCCGGACAAGCCGTACGCCGGTGGCGATCACGACAACTTCTACGGTCTGGATCGCGATTTCCGCAAGGGCCGCACCGACACCGCGACCTTCGCCATCGAGCACGACCTGAACGATGCGCTGACCATCAAGAACACCCTGCGCCACGGCAGCAGCATGCAGGATTACATCCTCACCCAGCCGGACGACAGCAAGGGCAACGTCAACAATGGCAGCGTCTGGCGTCGCGTCAACACGCGGGTGAGCAACACCGAAACCACCACCAACCAGACAGACCTGTTCGGCACCTTTTACGTGGCCGGTTTCAAGAACAGTTTCTCCACCGGTGTCGAATACACCCGTGAGCAGAGCGAGAAATCCTCGTACAACGTCAACACCGACACCACGCCGCGCACCAGCGCCGTCACCACCAACTGCAACCCGGGCCTGATCGGCGCGGCCAGCGGTTACAACTGCACCTCGCTGTCGAACCCGAATCCGAACGACCCGTGGAACGGCGCAATCTCGCGCAACTACGCCGGCACTGACACCCAGGCCGACACCTACGCGCTGTACGTGTTCGACACGCTGGAGTTGTCCGAGCAGTGGCTGGTGAACATGGGCCTGCGTTACGACCACTTCGACACCGATTACAAGACCTACAACGCCGCTGGCCGCACCACCTCCAAGGGCGATGACACCAGCGAGTTCGTCACCGGCCAGTTCGGCGTGGTCTACAAGCCGGCGGAAAACGGCAGCATCTACGCCTCCTATGCGACCTCGGCGACGCCGCCGGGCAACACCTTGGGCGAAGGTCAGGAAGGTAACCCGCTGGGCGGCACGCCGGATCGCAGCGGCAATCTGCTGAGCAGCGACATGGAGCCGGAGACCACCAAGAACTACGAAATCGGCACCAAGTGGGATCTGCTCAATGATCGCCTGTCGCTGACCGCCGACATCTTCCGCACCGAGAAGGAAAACGCTCGCGTGCAAGTCGATACCAGTTCCTACGAGAACGCCGGCAAGACCCGCGTACAAGGCTTCGAACTGTCGGCCAGCGGCAAGATCACCGACAAGTGGCAGTTGTTTGCCGGTTACGCGTTCATGGATAGCGAACAGGTTGACGGTGGCCCGCTGGGTCGCGCCAACGACGGCAACGACCTGCCGAACACACCGAAAAACAGCGCCAGCCTGTGGACCACGTATCAGGTCACACCAAAGCTGACCATCGGTGGTGGCGCGTTCTACGTCGACGACGTCTATGGCAGTGTGGCTAACACGACAATGGTCGATTCCTATGTGCGTTACGACGCGATGGCAGCCTACAAGCTGACCAAGAATGTCGACCTGCAACTCAACGTGCAGAACCTGACCGACGAAACCTATTACGACAAAGCCTTCTCGACCCACTTCGCCAATCAGGCGGCGGGACGGACGGCGCTGTTGAGCACCAATTTCCACTTCTGA
- a CDS encoding Fe2+-dependent dioxygenase, with amino-acid sequence MLLHIPGLFAKDEVQRIRQALEQADWADGKITAGFQSAKAKHNLQLPEGHPLAKEIGAAMLERLWKNPLFMSAALPHKVFPPLVNCYTAGGSFDFHIDNAVRQPKGSIERVRTDLSATLFFSEPEDYDGGELEIQDTYGSQRVKLPAGDMVLYPGTSLHKVNAVTRGARYASFFWTQSLVREDSQRALLFEMDAAIQQLTQDVPDHPSLIRLTGTYHNLLRRWVEV; translated from the coding sequence ATGCTGCTGCACATTCCCGGGCTGTTCGCAAAAGACGAAGTGCAGCGCATCCGCCAGGCTCTGGAGCAGGCGGACTGGGCCGATGGCAAGATCACTGCCGGCTTCCAGTCGGCCAAGGCCAAGCACAACCTGCAATTGCCCGAAGGCCATCCGCTGGCCAAGGAAATCGGCGCGGCGATGCTTGAGCGGCTGTGGAAAAATCCGCTGTTCATGTCCGCCGCATTGCCGCACAAAGTCTTTCCACCCTTGGTGAACTGTTACACCGCCGGCGGCAGTTTCGATTTCCATATCGACAATGCCGTACGCCAGCCCAAGGGCAGCATCGAGCGGGTGCGTACCGATCTGTCGGCGACGCTGTTTTTCAGCGAGCCGGAAGATTACGACGGCGGCGAGCTGGAGATTCAGGACACCTACGGCAGCCAGCGAGTGAAGTTGCCGGCCGGCGACATGGTGTTGTATCCGGGCACCAGTTTGCACAAGGTCAATGCGGTCACTCGCGGCGCGCGTTATGCGTCGTTTTTCTGGACGCAAAGCCTGGTGCGCGAAGACAGTCAGCGCGCGTTGTTGTTCGAGATGGACGCGGCGATTCAGCAGCTCACTCAGGACGTTCCCGATCACCCTTCGCTGATCCGCCTCACCGGCACGTATCACAACCTGCTGCGGCGTTGGGTCGAGGTATGA
- a CDS encoding tetratricopeptide repeat protein produces MSFLLRREEVLDAAGLAAMLEESPARAAQAILLAAGEGEVEAQALLGQILLDGQGIAQDQALALRWFGIAAGRGHLMARNMLGRCHEHGWGCAADASIAAQHYRIAAEAGLDWAMYNLANLLATGRGVTVDHRQALALYRRAAELGHAKSMNLLGRYLEEGQVCPADPLAAREWYRRSAEGGDFRGQFSYAAVLAAEGRVEEAVDWLEKALAGGSPHFLRVAGNELCRISCPQFKTMAQAFLKKAEALTRVT; encoded by the coding sequence ATGAGTTTCCTGCTACGCCGCGAGGAAGTCCTCGATGCCGCCGGGTTGGCGGCGATGCTTGAAGAAAGCCCGGCTCGAGCGGCGCAGGCGATTTTGCTGGCGGCGGGTGAGGGCGAGGTTGAAGCGCAGGCGCTGCTCGGGCAGATCCTGCTCGATGGCCAGGGCATCGCGCAGGATCAAGCGCTGGCGCTGCGCTGGTTCGGCATCGCCGCCGGGCGCGGGCATCTGATGGCGCGCAACATGCTCGGGCGTTGCCATGAGCATGGTTGGGGTTGTGCGGCGGATGCCTCGATCGCGGCGCAGCATTATCGGATCGCCGCAGAAGCCGGGCTGGATTGGGCGATGTACAACCTTGCCAATCTGCTAGCGACCGGTCGCGGGGTGACGGTTGATCATCGGCAGGCGTTGGCGTTGTATCGGCGCGCGGCTGAGTTGGGCCATGCCAAATCGATGAATCTGCTGGGGCGCTATCTGGAGGAAGGGCAGGTGTGTCCGGCGGATCCGCTGGCGGCGCGCGAGTGGTATCGGCGCTCGGCTGAGGGTGGGGATTTTCGTGGGCAATTCAGTTATGCGGCGGTGCTGGCGGCTGAGGGGCGGGTTGAGGAGGCGGTGGATTGGCTTGAAAAAGCCTTGGCCGGGGGGAGTCCGCATTTTCTACGGGTGGCTGGAAATGAACTATGCCGAATTTCCTGCCCGCAATTCAAGACGATGGCCCAAGCGTTCCTAAAAAAAGCAGAAGCTTTGACTCGAGTAACATAA